From Streptomyces sp. TLI_235, a single genomic window includes:
- a CDS encoding RNA polymerase sigma factor (sigma-70 family) has protein sequence MGNDGAMDTAVVEAAQAGDGTARDQLVADCLPLVYNIVGRAMNGHADVDDVVQETMIRMVGGLTGLRDTGAFRSWLVAVAMNEVRRSRNARQAGPVPDLDGMEQVADPAGDFVDLTVLRLGLSGQRREATEATRWLDERDRDLLSLWWQEAAGHLTRAELAEALELSPQHTAVRVQRMKEQLEVGRTVVRALSAEPRCPALAELTAAWDGRPSALWRKRIARHLRACRSCEGSGHGLVPAEGLLAGLVLVVPMHGFTLGPEFFAAKLAALPDAGTVVSSTLSHAVSAGPAAVPPAPSGVGSRVLDLVGPKGSRSLRGAARRPARRALQAAGAVAVTVAVLGVVRGLPDEPTPPTPPAPTVSVPGPQTVVLDAPAPSPSPTPPPPSPSPSPSASPSPTPRSPERQLIDLINAERAKRGCRALRVDAKLHTAAQRHSEDMSARRYFDHEDPAGRGPESRIDAAGYQWRAWGENIDQRRKSPADVFDDWMDDSYHQQNMLDCRYLDAAVGTAPDPAGGLLWTLDVGTPR, from the coding sequence ATGGGCAACGACGGCGCGATGGACACCGCGGTGGTGGAGGCGGCGCAGGCAGGTGACGGGACTGCCCGGGACCAGCTGGTCGCCGACTGCCTGCCGCTCGTCTACAACATCGTCGGCCGGGCCATGAACGGGCACGCCGACGTCGACGACGTCGTCCAGGAGACCATGATCCGCATGGTCGGCGGTCTCACCGGCCTGCGCGACACCGGCGCCTTCCGCTCCTGGCTGGTCGCCGTCGCCATGAACGAGGTGCGCCGCAGCCGCAACGCCCGGCAGGCCGGGCCCGTCCCCGACCTCGACGGCATGGAGCAGGTCGCCGACCCCGCCGGCGACTTCGTCGACCTCACCGTGCTGCGGCTCGGCCTCTCCGGCCAGCGCCGCGAGGCCACCGAGGCCACCCGCTGGCTGGACGAGCGCGACCGCGACCTGCTCTCGCTCTGGTGGCAGGAGGCCGCGGGCCATCTCACCCGGGCCGAACTGGCCGAGGCACTGGAACTCTCCCCGCAGCACACCGCCGTCCGCGTCCAGCGGATGAAGGAGCAGCTGGAGGTCGGCCGGACGGTCGTCCGGGCGCTCTCCGCCGAGCCCCGCTGCCCCGCGCTCGCCGAACTCACCGCCGCCTGGGACGGTCGTCCGAGCGCGCTCTGGCGCAAGCGAATAGCCCGCCACCTGCGGGCCTGCCGCAGCTGTGAGGGCTCAGGCCACGGCCTCGTCCCCGCCGAGGGCCTGCTCGCCGGCCTCGTCCTGGTGGTGCCCATGCACGGCTTCACACTCGGCCCGGAGTTCTTCGCGGCCAAGCTCGCCGCCCTCCCGGACGCGGGCACGGTGGTCTCCTCGACGCTGTCCCATGCGGTGTCCGCCGGCCCCGCGGCCGTGCCGCCGGCGCCGTCCGGCGTCGGCAGCCGGGTGCTCGACCTCGTCGGCCCCAAGGGATCGCGGAGCCTCCGTGGGGCCGCCCGCCGCCCGGCCCGCCGCGCCCTCCAGGCCGCCGGGGCCGTCGCCGTCACCGTGGCCGTGCTCGGCGTGGTCCGCGGCCTGCCGGACGAGCCCACGCCGCCGACACCGCCCGCCCCGACCGTCTCCGTGCCCGGCCCGCAGACCGTCGTCCTCGACGCACCGGCGCCCTCCCCGTCCCCCACACCGCCCCCGCCCAGCCCCTCCCCGTCGCCCTCGGCCAGCCCGAGCCCCACGCCGCGCAGCCCGGAACGGCAGCTCATCGACCTGATCAACGCCGAGCGGGCGAAGCGCGGGTGCCGCGCGCTGCGCGTCGACGCCAAGCTGCACACCGCCGCCCAGAGGCACTCCGAGGACATGTCGGCGCGCCGCTACTTCGACCACGAGGACCCGGCCGGCCGCGGCCCGGAGAGCCGGATCGACGCGGCCGGCTACCAGTGGCGGGCCTGGGGCGAGAACATCGACCAGCGCCGCAAGTCCCCCGCCGACGTCTTCGACGACTGGATGGACGACTCCTACCACCAGCAGAACATGCTCGACTGCCGCTACCTCGACGCCGCCGTCGGCACGGCCCCCGACCCGGCCGGCGGCCTGCTGTGGACCCTGGACGTCGGCACCCCCCGCTGA
- a CDS encoding methyltransferase family protein, translating into MNRERISAIAHTEHPIRSPLDDDSVRRLLERGLPRGDERVLDLGCGGGEWLLRALTAHPKVHAEGVDVSADALALADRAAEELGVRDRLVLHRLAAEEFTSPQPFDLVLCVGSTHAFGGLLPTLAAARRHLAPGGRVLVGDGFWERTPSPEAVEMLGDFADLAGTVENVSADGWVPVDGHISTRSELDAYEWSCWGSLASWALDHPEDPDSGSALDMAGIRRSEWLQTYRDTWGFLSLVLRRAPGAA; encoded by the coding sequence GTGAATCGTGAACGGATCTCCGCCATCGCCCATACCGAACACCCGATCAGGTCGCCGCTCGACGACGACTCCGTGCGCCGGCTGCTGGAGCGCGGCCTGCCCCGCGGGGACGAGCGGGTGCTCGACCTCGGCTGCGGCGGCGGTGAGTGGCTGCTGCGGGCGCTGACCGCACACCCGAAGGTGCACGCCGAAGGTGTGGACGTCTCCGCGGACGCGCTGGCGCTGGCCGACCGCGCGGCGGAGGAGCTCGGCGTGCGGGACCGGCTCGTCCTGCACCGGCTGGCGGCCGAGGAGTTCACCTCCCCGCAGCCGTTCGACCTGGTGCTCTGCGTCGGGTCCACGCATGCCTTCGGCGGCCTGCTGCCCACGCTCGCCGCGGCCCGCAGGCACCTGGCGCCCGGCGGGCGCGTCCTCGTCGGTGACGGGTTCTGGGAGCGCACTCCGTCGCCGGAGGCCGTCGAGATGCTCGGCGACTTCGCCGATCTGGCCGGCACGGTGGAGAACGTCTCCGCCGACGGTTGGGTCCCGGTCGACGGGCACATCAGCACCCGCAGTGAGTTGGACGCCTACGAGTGGTCCTGCTGGGGCTCGCTCGCCTCCTGGGCGCTGGACCACCCCGAGGATCCGGACAGCGGCTCCGCACTCGACATGGCCGGCATCCGCCGCTCCGAGTGGCTGCAGACCTACCGGGACACCTGGGGCTTCCTGTCCCTCGTCCTGCGCCGGGCGCCCGGCGCAGCCTGA
- a CDS encoding WYL domain-containing protein gives MARPDAASAPEPQSVGELADRLQRPASVALALPRLVLPYLQVAEALAALTPTSRDILASLLGATDGSRAHVMDAALEALADRALVWPDGNGLLRMAAPLRQAWDTPLGLDAPLAQLLVNTTSDELGRMLAALGIKPTGNTKQKRLAALVDHHSDPGRVAALVAKAPAAARKVLERQAGQAPERSGFILFGAPPSGSGPGERWALERGLLIQDRHRYGPARMPTEVALALRGPDWHAPFTPVPPVLRSASVTASDVEREAAAAAMAFATHAASVLRVCATTPPARLKAGGVGARELSRIGKAAQCDEIVVRLALEAASAARLLARDGDRVAATEFYDTWAEKDPADQLAVLLQAWWTLPLTPGGSRDEDGKALPALAGTPPCGGCVQARHGLLAVASQLPAGEGAANLADLGMSIVWHRPLVDELAQDTTPFATQIRETELLGVLALGALSPVGAALLADDAEALVDACRRLLPAASEAARFGSDLTAVVTGTPSTALVTLLDSVAERETAGAASVWRFSPGSVRRALDAGHTPDVITADLTAVAVEPLPQPLSYLIHDTARSHGRVRVVSAACVIHGEEPALLAEVAAHRKLTQLGLRQLAPTVLISRTPADGTLAALRSAGYAPVAAKPDGSVRIERAQRTRAASPVPPPRLSGGPARPQQTVARTAGGRTAVDPSTLAARLLAAPQDIPEPDPWDGRPYGSDTEEIIAGHARNLSFTDVRQLAHAVDEGQTITIEYVATSGSTTVRTLSRLELDAPYLHAWCHLRNSERVFTISRIHGVMPG, from the coding sequence GTGGCGCGCCCGGATGCGGCGTCGGCCCCGGAGCCGCAGTCGGTCGGCGAACTGGCAGACCGCCTCCAGCGCCCGGCGTCGGTGGCGCTCGCACTGCCCCGGCTCGTGTTGCCGTACCTGCAAGTGGCGGAGGCGCTCGCCGCGCTCACGCCGACCTCGCGGGACATCCTGGCAAGCCTCCTGGGCGCGACGGACGGGAGTCGCGCTCACGTCATGGACGCGGCCCTGGAGGCGCTGGCCGATCGCGCTCTGGTCTGGCCGGACGGCAACGGGCTGCTGCGCATGGCGGCACCGCTGCGGCAGGCATGGGACACGCCACTCGGGTTGGACGCGCCACTGGCACAGCTCCTGGTGAACACCACCTCCGACGAACTGGGCCGCATGCTGGCGGCCCTCGGCATCAAGCCGACCGGCAACACCAAACAGAAGCGGCTGGCGGCGCTTGTCGACCATCACAGCGATCCGGGCCGGGTCGCCGCGCTGGTGGCCAAGGCCCCCGCAGCTGCTCGGAAGGTGCTCGAGCGGCAGGCGGGTCAGGCTCCGGAGCGATCGGGCTTCATCCTGTTCGGGGCTCCGCCGTCCGGCTCCGGGCCGGGCGAACGATGGGCGCTGGAACGGGGTCTGCTGATCCAGGACCGGCACCGGTACGGTCCTGCCCGCATGCCCACGGAGGTGGCGCTCGCACTGCGCGGTCCCGACTGGCACGCTCCGTTCACTCCGGTCCCACCCGTCCTGCGATCGGCATCCGTCACCGCTTCGGATGTCGAACGGGAGGCCGCTGCCGCCGCGATGGCATTCGCCACCCACGCCGCCTCCGTCCTCAGGGTGTGCGCCACCACTCCTCCGGCTCGGCTGAAGGCCGGCGGAGTCGGCGCCCGCGAACTGTCCCGGATCGGCAAAGCGGCGCAGTGCGACGAGATCGTGGTCCGCCTCGCGCTGGAGGCGGCAAGCGCAGCTCGGCTGCTGGCCCGGGACGGTGACCGGGTCGCGGCGACCGAGTTCTACGACACGTGGGCGGAGAAGGATCCGGCCGACCAGCTCGCCGTACTGCTCCAGGCGTGGTGGACACTGCCGCTGACCCCCGGCGGGAGCCGTGACGAGGACGGGAAGGCGCTGCCGGCCCTCGCCGGAACGCCGCCCTGCGGAGGCTGCGTCCAGGCCCGGCACGGGCTGCTCGCGGTGGCGTCGCAGCTCCCGGCGGGCGAAGGAGCGGCGAACCTCGCCGACCTGGGGATGTCGATCGTGTGGCACCGCCCGCTCGTCGACGAACTCGCCCAGGACACAACGCCGTTCGCCACCCAGATCCGCGAAACGGAACTGCTCGGCGTACTCGCCCTCGGAGCCCTGTCCCCCGTCGGAGCCGCCCTGCTCGCCGACGACGCCGAAGCCCTGGTGGACGCCTGTCGGCGGCTGCTGCCCGCCGCCAGTGAGGCGGCCCGCTTCGGCAGCGACCTCACGGCCGTGGTCACCGGCACGCCGTCGACGGCCCTGGTCACCCTGCTGGATTCCGTCGCCGAACGGGAGACGGCCGGTGCGGCATCCGTCTGGCGGTTCAGCCCGGGAAGCGTCCGCCGCGCCCTCGATGCGGGCCACACTCCCGACGTCATCACGGCCGACCTGACCGCCGTGGCCGTCGAACCGCTCCCCCAGCCGCTCTCGTACCTGATCCACGACACCGCGCGCAGCCACGGTCGGGTGCGCGTCGTCTCCGCGGCCTGTGTGATCCACGGTGAAGAGCCCGCCCTCCTGGCCGAAGTGGCCGCCCACCGCAAGCTCACCCAGCTCGGCCTGCGGCAACTGGCGCCGACGGTGCTGATCAGTCGGACCCCTGCGGACGGGACGCTCGCGGCACTGCGGTCCGCGGGCTACGCCCCCGTCGCCGCGAAGCCCGACGGGTCCGTCCGCATCGAGCGCGCCCAGCGCACGCGCGCGGCAAGCCCGGTCCCGCCCCCGCGCCTGTCCGGAGGCCCGGCCCGGCCACAGCAGACGGTGGCCCGTACAGCCGGCGGCCGAACGGCCGTCGACCCGAGCACCCTCGCTGCCCGACTGCTGGCTGCCCCACAGGACATCCCGGAGCCCGACCCCTGGGACGGACGCCCCTACGGCAGCGACACCGAGGAGATCATCGCCGGGCACGCGCGCAACCTGTCCTTCACCGACGTCCGCCAGCTGGCCCACGCCGTCGACGAAGGCCAGACGATCACGATCGAGTACGTCGCCACCTCGGGCAGCACGACCGTCCGTACCCTCAGCCGGCTCGAACTGGACGCGCCCTACCTGCACGCCTGGTGCCATCTACGGAACAGCGAACGCGTGTTCACCATCTCCCGCATCCACGGCGTGATGCCCGGGTAG
- a CDS encoding putative ABC transport system ATP-binding protein: MSVVQFEAVDRIFRSGGAEVGALVGVNLRAERGELVVVMGASGSGKTTLLSIAGGLDRADRGRVTVLGEELGRLSERQLARMRLTAVGFVFQELNLLAELTLEENVALPLEGAGTGRHAARSAARAALARVGLDGMGRRFPDEISGGQQQRVAIARAVVGDRRLVLADEPTGSLDSETGVEIMTLLRTLCDNGATVLLSTHNPANAEFADRVVHLRDGRLERIEERAAPAGREDAR, from the coding sequence GTGTCCGTAGTGCAGTTCGAGGCCGTCGACCGGATCTTCCGGTCGGGCGGGGCCGAGGTCGGCGCCCTCGTCGGCGTGAACCTCCGGGCGGAACGAGGAGAGCTGGTCGTCGTCATGGGCGCCAGCGGCTCCGGCAAGACGACGCTGCTCAGCATCGCCGGGGGCCTCGACCGGGCCGACCGGGGCCGGGTCACGGTGCTCGGCGAGGAGCTGGGGCGGCTCTCCGAACGGCAGTTGGCCCGGATGCGGCTGACGGCCGTCGGATTCGTCTTCCAGGAACTCAACCTCCTCGCGGAACTGACCCTGGAGGAGAACGTCGCACTCCCGCTGGAAGGCGCGGGCACGGGCCGGCACGCCGCCCGGTCCGCCGCCAGGGCGGCCCTCGCCCGGGTCGGCCTCGACGGCATGGGCCGGAGGTTCCCCGACGAGATCTCCGGAGGCCAGCAGCAGCGGGTGGCGATCGCCCGCGCCGTGGTCGGCGACCGGCGCCTCGTCCTCGCGGACGAACCCACCGGATCCCTGGACTCGGAGACCGGCGTCGAGATCATGACGCTTCTGCGCACCCTCTGCGACAACGGAGCCACCGTGCTGCTCAGCACGCACAATCCGGCCAACGCCGAGTTCGCCGACCGGGTCGTGCACCTGCGGGACGGCAGGCTCGAACGGATCGAGGAGCGGGCCGCACCCGCAGGCCGCGAGGACGCCCGGTGA
- a CDS encoding FtsX-like permease family protein, which produces MRRNHLSTDLRIAWSIVIGTGRRRAMLLLLFAVPVLLATAAASVLDTLNLSPQQLATAAMARADLQVDRTQPGPAPADLAAVVGPLPAGSRAVPYYKAPEFPVVLDGLTRHVTYRESDWAAPATEGWLRTKAGRLPAGPAEAAVSEHLARAHHLGVGDRLRFHPEDTPAVVVGVVEDPTAYGADLVAGGPGLFETRFDPARAAELGVTRGWLVTGRGAAAVVGPRAGQQHLAVRTRPQVAAAARTLLSAQPGLVALPGLLLVLAGAAAAFSIRMRRLQRQFGLLSAVGFDGARLVRVARTAGLLAAAAGGAVGVVLGTALGAAVRPAVRSVVGRDLASVDVAPGRMLLLLTATVLCGALAVWLPARLAASHTVRRRLSRVPAASTGRRRKRWAAGCGVLAAAAVVSGIATGSSSPGVVGGVALLTATLLLVPDLLVLLGRAAGRLAPGPRFGLRDLARDRRRPAAAVVFGVVTVALATSTAIFVGSNAARDAREYAGSRHQGQIEVVLRDAPPSAAVEAAVRGAVGAQASVVPVQGVYASDRPAADAPSRVALPRVALRAQSGRSVNPFGSLQIVETAEEFRALTTRDWTPAEAAALTAGSVVAFDPGFVRGGRAVLAFEPKQGVPARPQLTVAAFPGAPVDRTTLNRAIGVLTGSTARGMGLFPVTTTYLATPQDGLPQDIESRLGAALEPLGIPATELRIERPYTPPVPARWNVMTAVSGAMVLIATLLAVSASTQELRPQLRLLHVVGFGGRTQRTVAATQAVVITTLSLACGLLAGFVLAGAQLWPQGTALVVPWASLGAAVLGLIAAAGLAGFLVRPVAVARGRARRSVRRRARRSAAIPAPGR; this is translated from the coding sequence GTGAGGCGGAACCACCTGTCGACCGACCTCCGGATCGCCTGGTCGATCGTGATCGGGACGGGGCGCCGCCGGGCCATGCTGCTCCTGCTCTTCGCCGTTCCCGTCCTGCTCGCCACCGCCGCCGCCTCAGTGCTGGACACCCTCAACCTCTCGCCGCAGCAGCTCGCGACGGCCGCCATGGCCCGGGCGGACCTCCAGGTCGACCGGACCCAGCCGGGCCCGGCGCCCGCCGACCTCGCCGCCGTGGTCGGACCGCTGCCCGCCGGTTCCCGGGCCGTCCCCTACTACAAGGCACCCGAGTTCCCCGTCGTCCTCGACGGCCTCACCCGGCACGTCACCTACCGGGAGAGCGACTGGGCGGCGCCCGCCACCGAGGGCTGGCTGCGGACGAAGGCGGGCCGGCTGCCCGCAGGGCCCGCGGAGGCCGCGGTGTCCGAGCACCTCGCGAGGGCCCACCACCTCGGGGTCGGCGACCGCCTGCGGTTCCACCCGGAGGACACCCCGGCCGTCGTCGTCGGCGTCGTCGAGGACCCGACCGCCTACGGGGCGGACCTCGTGGCGGGCGGGCCCGGCCTGTTCGAGACGCGGTTCGACCCGGCCCGCGCCGCGGAACTGGGCGTCACCCGAGGCTGGCTGGTGACCGGTCGTGGCGCGGCGGCCGTCGTCGGCCCGCGTGCGGGGCAGCAGCACCTCGCCGTCCGGACCAGGCCCCAGGTCGCCGCGGCCGCCAGGACCCTGCTGTCCGCCCAGCCCGGACTCGTCGCCCTCCCCGGGCTGCTCCTCGTCCTGGCCGGCGCCGCCGCCGCCTTCAGCATCAGGATGCGCCGCCTGCAGCGGCAGTTCGGCCTGCTGTCCGCCGTCGGGTTCGACGGCGCGCGGCTGGTCCGGGTGGCCCGTACGGCCGGGCTGCTGGCCGCCGCGGCCGGAGGCGCCGTCGGCGTGGTCCTCGGGACAGCTCTCGGCGCGGCCGTGCGGCCCGCGGTCCGCTCGGTGGTCGGGCGCGACCTGGCGTCGGTGGACGTCGCACCCGGACGCATGCTGCTCCTGCTGACGGCGACCGTGCTGTGCGGCGCCCTGGCCGTCTGGCTGCCGGCCCGGCTGGCGGCCTCGCACACGGTCCGCAGGAGGCTGAGCCGGGTCCCCGCCGCGTCCACCGGCCGGCGGCGCAAACGCTGGGCGGCAGGGTGCGGCGTGCTGGCCGCGGCCGCGGTCGTCTCGGGGATCGCCACCGGGTCGAGCAGTCCCGGAGTCGTCGGTGGCGTCGCACTCCTGACGGCCACCCTCCTGCTGGTGCCCGACCTCCTGGTCCTGCTCGGACGGGCCGCCGGGCGGCTCGCGCCCGGACCGCGCTTCGGACTCCGCGACCTGGCCAGGGACCGTCGCCGCCCCGCCGCGGCCGTCGTCTTCGGCGTGGTCACCGTCGCCCTCGCCACCTCCACGGCGATCTTCGTCGGCAGCAACGCGGCCAGGGACGCCCGCGAGTACGCCGGCTCGCGGCACCAGGGGCAGATCGAGGTGGTGCTGCGGGACGCCCCGCCGTCCGCCGCCGTCGAGGCGGCGGTACGCGGAGCGGTCGGCGCGCAGGCCTCCGTCGTCCCGGTCCAGGGCGTGTACGCCTCGGACCGTCCGGCGGCGGACGCCCCGTCACGAGTCGCCCTGCCCCGGGTCGCGCTCCGCGCCCAGTCGGGGCGGAGCGTGAACCCCTTCGGATCACTCCAGATCGTGGAGACGGCCGAGGAGTTCCGTGCGCTGACCACTCGGGACTGGACCCCGGCCGAGGCCGCCGCCCTCACCGCCGGCAGCGTCGTCGCATTCGACCCCGGCTTCGTACGGGGCGGGAGAGCGGTGCTGGCCTTCGAGCCGAAGCAGGGCGTCCCCGCCCGGCCGCAGCTCACCGTTGCGGCCTTCCCCGGGGCGCCCGTCGACCGCACCACCCTGAACCGTGCGATCGGCGTGCTCACCGGCAGTACGGCCCGGGGCATGGGCCTGTTCCCGGTCACCACGACCTATCTCGCGACGCCGCAGGACGGGCTGCCGCAGGACATCGAGAGCCGGCTCGGCGCGGCCCTCGAACCCCTGGGCATCCCCGCCACCGAGCTGCGGATCGAGCGGCCCTACACGCCGCCCGTCCCGGCCCGGTGGAACGTCATGACGGCGGTCTCGGGCGCCATGGTGCTGATCGCCACACTCCTCGCGGTCTCCGCGTCGACCCAGGAACTGCGGCCCCAGCTGCGGCTGCTCCACGTCGTCGGCTTCGGCGGCCGTACCCAGCGGACGGTCGCCGCGACGCAGGCGGTGGTGATCACCACGCTCTCGCTCGCCTGCGGGCTCCTCGCCGGCTTCGTCCTGGCCGGAGCACAGCTCTGGCCCCAGGGCACCGCGCTCGTGGTGCCCTGGGCCTCGCTCGGCGCCGCCGTCCTCGGGTTGATCGCCGCGGCCGGCCTCGCCGGATTCCTCGTCAGGCCGGTGGCCGTCGCCCGCGGCCGTGCACGGCGCAGCGTACGGCGGCGTGCACGGCGCAGTGCGGCGATTCCTGCGCCCGGGAGGTGA
- a CDS encoding peptidase inhibitor family I36, with product MGTGQRVAGMTAAVVMAAGASLVGFAGSASAVSTSCDVGNVCLYDDSYFNGGIWYRSAYPGTYNLTGFNDRTSSWINNSWSYDARWFWGANATGGSECMSIVSSNGYVGWYNNDEASSVRVYTDDLAC from the coding sequence ATGGGCACAGGGCAACGCGTGGCGGGTATGACGGCAGCGGTGGTGATGGCGGCCGGCGCGAGCCTCGTGGGCTTCGCGGGTTCGGCCTCGGCCGTCTCGACCTCCTGCGACGTGGGGAACGTCTGCCTCTACGACGACTCCTACTTCAACGGCGGGATCTGGTACCGCAGCGCCTACCCGGGGACGTACAACCTCACCGGGTTCAACGACCGCACGTCCTCGTGGATCAACAACTCCTGGTCCTACGACGCCAGATGGTTCTGGGGGGCGAACGCCACCGGTGGCAGCGAGTGCATGAGCATCGTGTCCAGCAACGGATACGTCGGTTGGTACAACAACGACGAGGCCAGCTCGGTCCGCGTCTACACCGACGACCTCGCCTGCTGA